Proteins found in one Crassostrea angulata isolate pt1a10 chromosome 3, ASM2561291v2, whole genome shotgun sequence genomic segment:
- the LOC128177157 gene encoding homeobox protein Hox-A2-like, whose amino-acid sequence MLEVEGFRRSFPNPGFTQSHQIIYPGTSEAPLHPVSHHPFFPSNQGQPWLQEREAERRTQSPDTGSQSGDEDEDDEYRPFTPPPPRERLSYTRYQLELLNGIYNHVRYPNSTQKQLIAKRVGITREQVKIWFQNRRRKDVVSKQDDKPKSDDASPESKSEICDDKSNHSDKTENGDSDSGVSDTGSGTDEQEKSMVPTIVLKGIIAELHKFEKDALKPKKKAKKKTKAMKKKELKSNLANALLHGGFDVVNPPNQIVPSATGQRLVNKFSHCSKSSAFESPRDSSKTVTPSFFDYSSMGSAAMLRSPTRAYMSNTLGLPTSALGCDLPVLSDLLTASSEQRKEHNESRNIPCRNSQIPTERDRRGEIISHPHFPSPYSNPFGYIYPYHFLAEPGIMLSSLRHSEPYRHYGHYPPIFCSEPSSFHQISPAHLSNPYYSSMAPPPSSLPWNSHNISTSSSSDSSYEQL is encoded by the exons atgttggaaGTCGAGGGATTTAGAAGAAGCTTTCCTAATCCAG GATTTACTCAATCGCACCAGATTATCTACCCTGGCACGAGCGAAGCACCGCTTCATCCGGTTTCACATCATCCATTTTTTCCTTCGAATCAAGGACAACCATGGTTACAGGAGCGCGAGGCAGAGAGACGTACTCAGTCACCTGACACCGGCAGCCAATCAGGAGACGAGGATGAAGATGATG AGTATCGGCCATTCACCCCGCCCCCACCCCGGGAACGATTGAGCTACACCCGTTATCAGCTGGAGCTACTGAACGGCATCTACAATCACGTGAGGTACCCAAACAGTACCCAGAAACAGCTGATCGCCAAACGCGTCGGCATCACCAGGGAACAGGTCAAG atctGGTTCCAAAACAGAAGAAGGAAAGATGTTGTTAGTAAACAGGATGACAAACCAAAATCTGATGATGCTAGTCCCGAGAGCAAGAGTGAGATTTGTGATGACAAAAGTAACCATAGCGACAAGACCGAAAATGGCGACAGTGACTCGGGAGTCAGCGACACCGGAAGTGGTACGGACGAACAGGAAAAATCAATGGTCCCAACAATTGTGCTCAAAGGTATAATCGCGGAATTGCACAAGTTTGAAAAGGACGCTCTTAAACCTAAAAAGAAAGcgaaaaagaaaacgaaagCTATGAAGAAAAAGGAACTGAAGTCCAATCTCGCCAATGCATTGTTGCATGGCGGCTTCGATGTTGTGAATCCTCCCAACCAAATCGTGCCGTCTGCCACTGGACAAAGActagttaataaattttctcATTGCTCAAAATCATCAGCATTCGAATCTCCTCGCGATTCTTCCAAGACTGTGACGCCCAGTTTCTTTGACTATAGCTCGATGGGTAGTGCCGCCATGTTGCGGAGTCCCACGCGCGCATACATGTCGAACACTCTCGGCCTTCCGACGAGTGCCCTGGGGTGTGATCTGCCGGTGTTATCAGACTTACTGACCGCGAGTAGTGAGCAAAGGAAGGAGCACAACGAATCTCGAAACATTCCATGTAGAAACTCACAAATCCCGACAGAGCGGGACCGACGAGGGGAGATCATCAGCCACCCCCATTTCCCTTCACCTTACTCCAATCCATTTGGATACATTTATCCGTACCATTTCCTAGCTGAGCCCGGGATTATGCTTTCGTCGCTGCGGCATTCGGAACCTTACAGACATTACGGACACTACCCACCTATTTTCTGTTCGGAACCCTCCTCTTTCCATCAGATATCTCCTGCTCACTTGAGCAACCCGTATTATTCTTCAATGGCACCTCCCCCTTCCTCTCTCCCATGGAATAGTCACAACATTTCGACGTCATCATCTAGCGACTCTTCCTATGAACAGCTATAG